The following proteins are encoded in a genomic region of Deltaproteobacteria bacterium:
- a CDS encoding aminopeptidase P family protein codes for MSVAKLLIADSETNADLLWATDFFVPDPIIYFEWRGKKFLVASDLEYSRAKKEAAVDKVLSLSAIGSLDRVFKKFRIKNLLVPLYMGVGTVNQLKKKGYKITIKEGPFFEGRAIKTQEEKRKITASLRATEQAIEKARDFLRSCRIRKNRIVHDGTIVTSELLRKIIDTNLFENGFIPKQTIVASGRQAADPHCTGTGPLKPNEPIVMDVFPRSQKTGYYGDITRTVIKGKASPAVKAMYDAVKASQEAAFPLIRHGVEAAKVHQAVCDVLDKRGFPTKTVNGQPQGYIHSTGHGLGLEIHEPPRISRLSEKLKKGNVVTVEPGLYYPDRGGIRIEDVVFVTRNGCEKLTHLHRELEIP; via the coding sequence GTGTCTGTCGCCAAACTCCTAATCGCCGATTCTGAAACCAACGCCGACCTTCTTTGGGCGACCGATTTTTTCGTACCGGACCCGATCATCTACTTTGAATGGCGCGGGAAGAAATTCCTTGTCGCCTCCGATCTGGAGTACTCGCGCGCCAAGAAGGAGGCGGCCGTAGACAAGGTTCTGTCCCTTTCAGCAATCGGTTCCCTCGACCGCGTTTTTAAAAAGTTCCGCATCAAAAACCTCCTCGTCCCCCTTTACATGGGGGTGGGCACCGTCAATCAGTTAAAAAAGAAAGGATACAAGATCACTATTAAGGAGGGCCCTTTTTTCGAAGGGAGGGCGATCAAGACCCAGGAGGAAAAAAGAAAAATTACGGCCTCCCTCCGAGCCACTGAACAGGCGATCGAAAAAGCTAGAGATTTCCTCCGTTCTTGTCGGATCCGCAAAAACCGGATTGTGCATGACGGTACGATCGTGACTTCCGAACTCTTAAGAAAAATCATTGATACGAATCTCTTTGAAAACGGGTTCATTCCCAAACAAACGATTGTTGCCTCGGGTCGACAGGCGGCCGATCCGCATTGCACCGGAACTGGCCCTTTAAAACCGAATGAACCGATTGTGATGGATGTCTTTCCCCGTTCCCAAAAAACAGGTTATTACGGAGATATCACGCGCACTGTCATCAAAGGAAAGGCCTCACCGGCTGTGAAGGCGATGTATGACGCGGTCAAGGCCTCCCAGGAGGCAGCTTTTCCATTAATCCGCCATGGTGTTGAGGCCGCGAAGGTCCATCAAGCGGTCTGTGATGTTTTGGATAAAAGAGGTTTCCCGACAAAAACCGTGAATGGGCAACCTCAAGGGTATATCCATTCGACCGGTCACGGCTTGGGGTTAGAAATCCACGAACCACCCAGGATCAGTCGACTTTCTGAAAAATTAAAAAAGGGAAATGTGGTCACGGTGGAACCGGGGCTTTACTATCCGGACCGCGGCGGGATCCGGATTGAAGATGTGGTTTTTGTTACGCGAAACGGTTGCGAGAAACTGACCCACCTCCACCGGGAATTAGAAATCCCTTAA
- a CDS encoding valine--tRNA ligase, which produces MPEVDQTTLPKVYEPHEVEKKWYAFWQKKGYFHADASSKSPPFCMVIPPPNVTGSLHMGHALNSTLQDIVCRYKRMKGFNVLWLPGTDHAGIATQNVVERELAKEGKRRQDLGREKFIERVWLWKQKYGREILTQLKRLGTSCDWERERFTMDLGLSKAVREAFVTLYEEKLIYRDKYLINWCPRCRTALSDLEVEHQEMEGQLWYIRYSSEIVVATTRPETMLGDTAVAVNTSDERYQKLIGQKILLPIVNREIPIIGDHRVDREFGTGAVKVTPAHDFNDFALGNDHKLPRINIFTEDGHMNEGALHFKGLDRFECRKKIVQELEEKGFLEKIEKHRHNVGHCYRCRTVVEPYLSLQWFVKAKPLAAPAMEAVKKGKTRFIPENWQNTYFVWMENIKDWCISRQIWWGHQIPAWYCENEKCPVIVSREDPKQCPHCGNTKLEQDPDVLDTWFSSALWPFSTLGWPEKSVELKKFYPTALLVTGFDIIFFWVARMMMMGLKFMGEVPFKEVNIHALVRDIQGQKMSKSKGNVIDPLTVMDQFGTDAFRFTLASLAAQGRDIKLSEKTIEGYRNFANKIWNASRFALMNLGEKVGPVDESPLGEPPLGLYDRWILHTLDYLTVQVDRAYQEYRFDEAAHLLYDFFWHDFCDWYLEFSKTESHQPVLRFVLEEVLKLLHPIMPFITEELWQRLKTEGESLMTASFPKAGHYRFEKESAEVEHLKEVVTAIRTIRSENRINPGAAIPVVLSASGKGLSAILQNHSKVIERLARVSTLKVTTEKVSSKGMAHESGAGFDVFIPLEGLIDFENERKRLAKEIGKLKQEVNAIQNRLAQSNFVNNAPPEIVAQEREKESLVRVKLAKFEETLKNLA; this is translated from the coding sequence ATGCCGGAGGTTGATCAGACGACCCTTCCCAAGGTTTACGAGCCTCATGAAGTGGAAAAAAAGTGGTACGCCTTCTGGCAGAAGAAGGGGTACTTTCATGCTGATGCCTCGTCAAAATCCCCGCCGTTTTGCATGGTGATCCCTCCTCCTAATGTAACCGGTTCGCTCCATATGGGGCACGCCCTGAATTCAACCCTGCAGGATATTGTTTGCCGTTATAAGAGAATGAAGGGGTTCAACGTCCTCTGGCTCCCGGGGACCGACCATGCCGGGATTGCGACGCAAAATGTTGTGGAGAGGGAGTTGGCTAAAGAGGGGAAGAGGCGGCAGGATCTGGGGCGGGAAAAATTCATTGAACGGGTCTGGCTCTGGAAACAAAAATATGGCCGCGAAATTTTAACCCAACTGAAACGGCTCGGGACCTCCTGTGATTGGGAGCGGGAACGTTTCACGATGGACCTCGGCCTTTCCAAGGCGGTTCGTGAGGCGTTCGTCACTCTCTACGAGGAAAAACTGATCTATCGGGATAAATACCTGATCAACTGGTGCCCCCGTTGCCGGACCGCCCTTTCGGATCTTGAAGTCGAACACCAGGAGATGGAAGGGCAGTTGTGGTACATCAGGTATTCCAGCGAAATCGTCGTAGCGACCACACGCCCCGAAACAATGTTGGGGGATACCGCGGTTGCGGTGAACACCTCGGATGAAAGATACCAGAAGTTGATCGGCCAAAAAATTCTCCTGCCGATTGTCAATCGAGAGATCCCGATCATTGGGGATCATCGGGTCGACCGTGAGTTTGGAACCGGTGCCGTTAAAGTGACACCGGCCCACGATTTTAACGACTTTGCCCTCGGGAACGACCACAAACTCCCACGGATCAATATCTTTACTGAAGATGGGCATATGAATGAAGGAGCGCTACATTTCAAAGGACTCGACCGCTTTGAATGCCGAAAAAAGATTGTTCAGGAACTGGAAGAAAAAGGATTTCTCGAAAAGATCGAAAAACACCGGCACAATGTGGGGCATTGTTACCGATGCCGGACGGTGGTGGAGCCGTATCTTTCCCTGCAGTGGTTTGTAAAAGCAAAACCTCTGGCCGCCCCTGCCATGGAGGCGGTGAAGAAGGGGAAGACCCGTTTTATCCCTGAGAACTGGCAGAACACCTATTTTGTCTGGATGGAAAATATCAAGGATTGGTGCATTTCGCGCCAGATCTGGTGGGGGCATCAAATTCCGGCCTGGTATTGCGAAAATGAAAAGTGCCCCGTTATTGTGTCTCGTGAAGACCCAAAGCAATGCCCCCATTGTGGCAACACCAAACTGGAACAGGACCCTGATGTCCTCGACACCTGGTTTTCCTCCGCCCTCTGGCCCTTTTCAACCCTCGGCTGGCCGGAGAAGAGTGTTGAACTTAAAAAATTCTACCCGACCGCCCTCCTGGTCACCGGTTTTGACATCATCTTTTTTTGGGTCGCCCGGATGATGATGATGGGGTTGAAGTTCATGGGGGAGGTCCCCTTTAAGGAGGTCAACATTCATGCCTTAGTTCGGGATATTCAGGGGCAGAAGATGAGCAAGTCCAAGGGAAATGTGATTGACCCGCTGACCGTGATGGACCAGTTTGGCACCGATGCCTTCCGGTTTACCCTTGCCTCCCTTGCGGCTCAAGGGCGGGATATCAAGCTCTCGGAAAAAACCATTGAGGGGTACCGGAACTTTGCGAACAAGATCTGGAATGCCTCCCGTTTTGCCCTGATGAATTTGGGGGAAAAGGTCGGACCGGTGGATGAATCACCCTTGGGTGAACCACCCTTGGGGCTTTATGACCGATGGATTCTTCACACCCTTGATTATTTAACAGTACAGGTTGATCGAGCCTATCAGGAGTACCGGTTTGACGAAGCGGCGCACCTCCTCTACGACTTTTTCTGGCACGATTTCTGTGACTGGTATCTGGAATTTTCAAAAACGGAGAGCCACCAACCGGTCTTGCGTTTTGTTTTGGAAGAAGTTTTGAAACTCCTCCACCCGATCATGCCGTTTATTACAGAAGAGCTCTGGCAGAGGTTGAAGACAGAGGGAGAGAGTCTGATGACGGCCTCGTTTCCCAAGGCTGGCCACTACCGGTTTGAGAAGGAATCGGCCGAGGTAGAACACTTAAAAGAGGTCGTCACCGCCATCCGGACCATCCGGAGTGAAAACCGGATTAATCCCGGGGCGGCTATTCCGGTTGTCCTTTCTGCTTCAGGAAAGGGATTGTCCGCTATTTTACAAAATCATTCCAAAGTTATTGAAAGGCTGGCTCGGGTTTCGACACTCAAGGTTACAACAGAGAAGGTTAGTTCAAAAGGGATGGCTCACGAGAGTGGCGCTGGTTTTGATGTTTTTATTCCGCTGGAGGGGTTGATCGATTTTGAGAATGAAAGAAAACGTTTGGCAAAAGAAATCGGAAAACTGAAACAGGAAGTCAATGCGATTCAGAACAGACTAGCCCAGTCTAATTTTGTCAACAATGCCCCGCCGGAGATTGTGGCCCAGGAGCGCGAAAAGGAATCCCTCGTTCGTGTCAAACTGGCCAAGTTTGAAGAAACCTTAAAAAATCTAGCATGA